From Alteribacter lacisalsi, a single genomic window includes:
- the egtD gene encoding L-histidine N(alpha)-methyltransferase produces MTKTDNSGMIIDLNPSLASFQKDVLTGLSRNPKVIAPKHFYDERGSRLFNTITTLSEYYPTRTEKRILRDQSAAIAAAIGTSASLVELGCGSEEKIELLISAVPMVKSYTPIDISLSAVEDTVSKLKIVCPGLHIYGLCADYTSSTDFLQYTASGRRVILFLGSTIGNFEELERHMFLENLRAQLSPDDGILIGIDLVKERAVLEAAYNDTSGVTAEFNLNMLERMNRELGAAFEVEKFRHTAFFNEEKSSIEMHLESITDQIVEVAGKSFTFMAGETVHTENSYKFHVEAFEKEALEAGLSLKKVWKDPQGWFALTYLEAAGK; encoded by the coding sequence ATGACGAAAACAGATAATTCCGGTATGATAATCGACTTAAACCCTTCCCTCGCGTCCTTTCAAAAAGACGTGCTGACAGGACTCAGCCGGAACCCAAAGGTGATTGCTCCAAAACATTTCTACGATGAACGGGGCAGCCGCCTGTTTAATACCATAACAACGCTGTCTGAATACTACCCGACCCGGACGGAGAAACGGATTCTGCGTGATCAGAGTGCAGCGATTGCAGCGGCCATTGGTACATCCGCTTCGCTCGTGGAGTTAGGCTGCGGTTCAGAGGAAAAAATTGAGCTGCTGATTTCCGCAGTACCAATGGTAAAAAGCTATACACCCATCGACATTTCCCTGTCTGCCGTCGAGGATACAGTCAGCAAGCTGAAAATTGTCTGCCCCGGCCTTCACATATACGGTCTCTGTGCAGACTACACGAGTTCCACCGACTTTTTGCAGTACACTGCCAGCGGCCGGAGAGTGATCCTGTTTCTCGGCTCCACGATCGGCAATTTCGAAGAGCTTGAGCGGCACATGTTTCTTGAAAACCTGCGTGCACAGCTCAGCCCGGATGACGGGATATTAATCGGCATTGACCTAGTGAAAGAGCGGGCTGTGCTTGAAGCGGCCTACAACGACACTTCCGGGGTTACGGCTGAATTTAATCTGAACATGCTTGAAAGGATGAATCGAGAACTTGGAGCCGCTTTTGAAGTGGAAAAGTTCCGCCATACAGCTTTCTTTAATGAGGAAAAAAGCAGCATCGAAATGCACCTGGAGAGCATCACCGATCAGATCGTGGAAGTGGCAGGAAAGTCATTTACGTTCATGGCCGGTGAAACGGTTCATACGGAAAACTCTTATAAATTTCATGTAGAGGCGTTTGAGAAGGAAGCCCTGGAAGCGGGGCTGTCGCTTAAGAAAGTGTGGAAAGACCCCCAGGGCTGGTTTGCCCTCACGTATCTGGAAGCTGCCGGTAAATAG
- a CDS encoding MerR family transcriptional regulator, which produces MKQQSMFTIREFGRRAGVTERTLRFYEEKGLLIASKQNSAGHRLYGIAELKKLQQIQSLKFIGLSLEEIRQLIEKDDAAVMELGPSLETQHTLLTEKRDELNRAIEAVERVQFLIEEGKSVTWPVITSLLFQTEHEDEQREWMKEHFSDEMAALFFSFPKEQRQQIDLDMMDVLATVKQLMKDQVPPRSEEAFNLLAKLTEAVTKHVDSPETFAKLAEKSDTTQASAEVEFQFPNFFTSEEEAYLEAIGKEMEKMYEESQADKS; this is translated from the coding sequence ATGAAACAGCAGTCAATGTTTACAATCCGGGAGTTTGGCCGGCGGGCAGGCGTGACCGAGCGGACGCTGCGTTTTTATGAGGAAAAGGGGCTTTTGATTGCTTCAAAGCAGAACAGCGCAGGCCACAGGCTTTACGGAATAGCAGAGCTGAAGAAGCTGCAGCAGATTCAGTCCCTTAAATTTATCGGGTTATCACTGGAGGAAATCAGACAACTGATTGAGAAAGACGATGCCGCCGTTATGGAACTGGGTCCATCACTTGAGACTCAGCATACCCTGCTTACTGAAAAAAGAGATGAGTTAAACCGCGCTATTGAGGCGGTGGAACGTGTACAGTTTCTGATTGAAGAAGGAAAAAGCGTTACCTGGCCCGTTATAACGTCGCTTCTCTTTCAGACTGAACACGAAGACGAGCAGCGGGAGTGGATGAAGGAGCACTTTTCAGATGAGATGGCCGCTTTGTTTTTCTCGTTTCCAAAAGAACAGAGGCAGCAGATCGACCTCGACATGATGGACGTGCTGGCGACGGTCAAACAATTAATGAAAGATCAGGTTCCGCCGCGGTCAGAAGAGGCATTCAATCTGCTCGCAAAACTCACAGAGGCAGTCACGAAGCACGTGGACAGCCCGGAAACGTTCGCGAAACTGGCTGAGAAGTCTGATACCACACAAGCGTCAGCTGAAGTGGAGTTTCAGTTTCCCAATTTCTTTACCTCTGAAGAAGAAGCTTATCTGGAGGCAATCGGGAAAGAGATGGAGAAAATGTACGAAGAGAGTCAGGCTGACAAATCCTGA
- a CDS encoding D-alanine--D-alanine ligase family protein encodes MKTRVGVIFGGMSVEHEVSVISALQAINALDKDKYEVYPLYISKDRDWYTGENLMEISNYQNQKELFQNAQKVQVVRDSEGKVHLQKDPQPKFGKKTVGEIDVAFPVIHGTYGEDGILQGFLELLNIPYVGCDVLSSATGMDKVVMKHIFRDWDIPILEYISFYSSQWQNDRDAVGKKVETELSYPVIVKPANLGSSVGISKAANFEELEEAVELATEFASKIVVERMVTNMKEVNCSVLGDYETAEASVLEEVLGSDEFLSYQDKYQSGGGSKDGGGASKGMESTNRIIPAEISSEQTEEIQTIAKKAFQVLGCNGVSRIDFIIDQDQNKVYINEINTIPGSLSFYLWDPSGKDFTQLTDELIKLALKRMREREKLMFSIDSNLFSSHSGGLKGSKN; translated from the coding sequence ATGAAAACAAGAGTCGGCGTTATTTTCGGCGGCATGAGCGTAGAACACGAAGTGTCCGTCATTTCCGCCCTCCAGGCCATCAACGCGCTGGACAAAGACAAATATGAAGTCTACCCCCTATACATTTCCAAGGACCGTGACTGGTACACGGGCGAAAACCTGATGGAAATCAGCAACTACCAGAACCAGAAGGAGCTGTTCCAGAACGCCCAGAAAGTCCAGGTCGTCCGCGACTCCGAAGGCAAAGTCCATCTTCAGAAAGACCCGCAGCCGAAATTCGGCAAAAAGACGGTCGGCGAAATCGACGTGGCCTTCCCTGTCATTCACGGCACATACGGAGAAGACGGCATCCTCCAGGGGTTCCTCGAGCTTCTCAACATCCCGTACGTCGGCTGCGACGTGCTTTCGTCTGCGACCGGTATGGACAAAGTCGTGATGAAGCACATCTTCCGCGACTGGGATATTCCGATTCTTGAGTACATTTCTTTCTACTCATCCCAGTGGCAGAACGACCGCGACGCCGTCGGTAAAAAGGTCGAAACCGAACTGAGCTACCCGGTCATCGTCAAGCCGGCCAACCTCGGCTCCAGCGTCGGCATCAGCAAAGCCGCCAACTTCGAAGAGCTGGAGGAAGCAGTCGAACTGGCAACCGAGTTTGCCAGTAAAATCGTCGTCGAGCGCATGGTTACCAACATGAAAGAAGTGAACTGCTCCGTCCTCGGAGACTACGAAACCGCCGAAGCCTCCGTCCTTGAAGAAGTGCTCGGCAGCGACGAATTCCTATCGTATCAGGACAAATACCAGAGCGGAGGCGGCTCAAAAGACGGCGGCGGAGCCTCCAAAGGCATGGAGTCAACCAACCGTATTATCCCGGCCGAAATCAGCAGCGAGCAGACCGAAGAGATCCAGACAATCGCCAAAAAAGCATTCCAGGTTCTCGGCTGCAACGGCGTCTCCCGGATCGACTTCATCATCGACCAGGATCAGAACAAAGTCTACATCAACGAAATCAACACGATTCCCGGCTCTCTCAGCTTCTACCTGTGGGACCCGTCAGGCAAAGACTTCACCCAGCTCACTGACGAGCTCATCAAACTTGCCCTTAAGCGCATGCGTGAGCGGGAAAAGCTCATGTTTTCCATCGACAGCAACCTGTTCAGCTCCCATTCAGGCGGGCTTAAAGGCAGCAAAAACTAA
- a CDS encoding class I SAM-dependent methyltransferase translates to MNEKYFFEAFDGLERLGPGSEASTRKAASFYPQQDQPIRILDVGCGNGASTLLLADIFPNAHITAIDNSETSIQKLHDQAGQTGVSERIEAMTISMFDMPFEEESFDLIWSEGAIYIARFTNGLEDWRKFLKPGGWLICSEISWLTTSPTTKAKQFWESTYDQIDTVEAKISQIQTRGYLCEAHFVLPPSDWTDHYYLHLEENLRDMRKKYEHNSEAMHVVEEVQSEIDLYRSTGEDYSYVFYVMKKQ, encoded by the coding sequence ATGAATGAAAAGTACTTTTTTGAAGCGTTTGACGGCCTTGAACGGCTTGGGCCGGGAAGCGAAGCATCCACGCGAAAAGCAGCGTCCTTTTATCCCCAGCAGGATCAGCCGATCCGGATTCTTGATGTGGGCTGCGGCAACGGAGCCTCGACACTGCTGCTTGCAGACATCTTTCCCAACGCACACATTACTGCCATTGATAACAGTGAAACATCGATTCAAAAGCTCCATGATCAGGCCGGGCAAACCGGTGTGTCTGAGAGGATTGAAGCGATGACGATATCCATGTTTGACATGCCTTTTGAAGAAGAATCGTTTGACCTGATCTGGTCTGAAGGTGCCATCTACATTGCCCGGTTCACCAATGGCCTTGAGGACTGGCGGAAATTCCTGAAGCCCGGCGGCTGGCTCATCTGCAGCGAAATCTCCTGGTTGACCACCTCTCCGACGACTAAAGCAAAACAATTCTGGGAGAGCACCTACGATCAGATTGATACGGTCGAGGCAAAAATCAGCCAGATCCAGACGCGGGGATATTTATGTGAAGCTCATTTTGTACTGCCCCCATCGGACTGGACCGACCACTACTATCTCCACCTGGAGGAAAACCTGAGGGACATGCGGAAAAAATACGAACATAATTCTGAAGCGATGCACGTGGTTGAGGAGGTTCAAAGTGAAATCGATCTGTACAGGAGCACGGGCGAAGATTACAGTTATGTTTTTTACGTGATGAAAAAACAATAA
- a CDS encoding helix-turn-helix transcriptional regulator produces the protein MENRIRELRKSRDLSQQDMAQRCSVSRQTINAIENNKYDPTLQLAFRLADVLETKVDELFNYQRKDIEMVRRHGTR, from the coding sequence ATGGAGAACCGAATAAGAGAACTGAGAAAATCAAGGGACCTTTCCCAGCAGGACATGGCGCAGCGCTGCTCCGTATCCCGGCAGACGATCAACGCGATTGAAAATAACAAGTATGATCCTACCTTACAGCTGGCATTCCGATTAGCTGACGTATTGGAAACGAAAGTAGACGAACTGTTTAACTATCAGCGGAAAGATATAGAAATGGTACGCAGGCACGGGACACGATAA
- a CDS encoding NRAMP family divalent metal transporter, whose translation MKHDIDERKQMTPKERLSAMAGAAFLMATSAVGPGFLTQTAVFTETLLASFAFVILASIILDIGAQVNIWRIVAVTRMRGQEIANAVFPGLGYVLAFFIVLGGLAFNIGNVAGGGLGVNALLGFDPRVGAVMTGIICIVIFLSREANVAMDKVVRYLGALMILLTAYVMITSHPPYAEAAIRTFAPLELDFFAIVTIVGGTVGGYITFAGGHRLLDAGVSGQRNLGYVTNTAVTGIVVASIMRFLLFLAVLGVVTAGFALDPDNPTASVFQIAAGEIGFRIFGLVLWAAGITSVIGAAYTSVSFLTTFHPAIERNKNWWTIGFIVFSTSVFSVIGQPVTLLILAGAFNGLILPLALGCILLAAHQSRIVGDYKHPVWLTVFGGLVVVLMAYFGVLTMIESVPDLWNQMF comes from the coding sequence ATGAAGCATGACATTGATGAAAGAAAGCAGATGACGCCGAAGGAACGGCTGAGCGCCATGGCCGGTGCGGCCTTTCTGATGGCTACATCTGCGGTCGGTCCGGGGTTTCTTACCCAGACGGCTGTATTTACGGAAACACTTCTGGCGAGCTTCGCCTTCGTTATTTTAGCATCGATTATTCTTGATATCGGGGCACAGGTGAACATCTGGCGGATCGTGGCCGTTACCCGGATGCGCGGGCAGGAAATTGCCAACGCCGTCTTCCCGGGACTCGGCTATGTGCTCGCATTCTTTATCGTCCTCGGCGGTCTTGCGTTTAACATCGGTAACGTAGCCGGGGGCGGCCTCGGGGTGAATGCTCTTCTCGGGTTTGACCCAAGAGTCGGAGCCGTTATGACCGGGATCATCTGTATCGTCATCTTTCTCTCCAGAGAAGCTAACGTGGCCATGGACAAAGTCGTCCGTTATCTCGGGGCTCTCATGATCCTGCTTACGGCATACGTAATGATTACGAGTCACCCGCCATACGCGGAAGCGGCGATACGCACGTTTGCCCCGCTGGAGCTGGACTTTTTCGCAATTGTAACCATTGTCGGAGGAACGGTAGGCGGCTACATTACTTTTGCCGGCGGTCACCGTCTTCTGGATGCCGGTGTTTCGGGACAGCGCAACCTTGGTTACGTGACGAACACGGCGGTAACAGGTATTGTTGTTGCCTCCATTATGCGTTTTCTTCTGTTCCTTGCTGTTCTCGGCGTAGTAACAGCAGGGTTTGCGCTTGATCCGGACAACCCGACGGCGTCTGTGTTCCAGATCGCAGCCGGTGAAATCGGCTTCCGTATCTTCGGACTTGTGCTCTGGGCAGCGGGAATTACGTCGGTCATCGGAGCCGCCTACACATCAGTATCATTTCTGACCACGTTCCATCCTGCCATCGAGCGAAATAAAAACTGGTGGACGATTGGGTTTATCGTGTTCTCCACAAGTGTATTCTCGGTTATCGGCCAGCCGGTCACTCTCCTCATCCTAGCCGGTGCCTTTAACGGACTGATCCTGCCGCTCGCTCTTGGCTGTATTCTTCTCGCAGCCCATCAGAGCAGAATCGTGGGAGACTACAAGCACCCGGTATGGCTCACTGTTTTCGGTGGACTTGTGGTTGTGCTCATGGCCTACTTCGGTGTTCTGACTATGATCGAATCAGTGCCGGATCTCTGGAATCAGATGTTTTAA
- a CDS encoding acetamidase/formamidase family protein, which translates to MIHTLKLEQKYLRGTFSRDYETVLTVNSGDTVRMTTPDIEWGYSPAPEEARHVFDTLTDQDCHPIVGPIAVQAAEAGDVLEVRINDLVPGWYGRNWGGGGASWQNEQIGIVDEEKVALDWTLSRKRGSASAAVGGRQLSVPVKPFLGLLAVAPAADGIHSTIPPRRVGGNIDCKELVTGTKLYLPVEVDGALFSCGDGHAAQGDGEVSGTAIEAPMDLADLTLSVKKGMSLQNPRANTPSGWLTFGFDQQLDVAAGLALSDMVTLICELYDVSRPEAAALASTVVDLRITQVVNGVKGVHAVLPHGAIR; encoded by the coding sequence ATGATTCATACGTTAAAGCTTGAACAGAAGTATCTGCGCGGCACGTTCAGCCGAGATTATGAGACGGTGCTGACCGTCAATTCGGGAGATACGGTGCGGATGACGACACCAGATATTGAGTGGGGCTACTCCCCCGCGCCGGAAGAGGCGCGGCACGTGTTCGATACGCTCACAGATCAGGACTGTCACCCGATTGTCGGGCCGATTGCCGTTCAAGCGGCTGAGGCGGGAGATGTACTTGAAGTACGAATTAATGATCTGGTGCCTGGCTGGTACGGCCGCAACTGGGGCGGCGGCGGTGCGAGCTGGCAGAATGAGCAGATCGGGATTGTGGATGAGGAAAAGGTCGCTCTCGACTGGACGCTCAGCCGGAAACGGGGCAGCGCTTCAGCAGCCGTCGGCGGACGACAGCTGAGCGTACCTGTGAAGCCGTTTCTCGGTCTTCTTGCTGTCGCTCCGGCTGCGGATGGCATTCACTCTACCATTCCGCCCCGGCGCGTAGGCGGCAACATCGACTGTAAGGAGCTCGTAACCGGGACGAAGCTGTATCTGCCTGTAGAGGTGGACGGTGCCCTCTTTTCCTGCGGCGACGGTCATGCAGCCCAGGGGGACGGCGAAGTGTCCGGCACGGCCATTGAAGCGCCGATGGATCTTGCCGATCTGACCCTGTCGGTCAAAAAGGGAATGTCCCTTCAGAACCCAAGAGCCAATACCCCGTCCGGCTGGCTGACATTCGGTTTTGATCAGCAGCTCGATGTGGCCGCAGGCTTGGCGCTGAGCGACATGGTGACGCTTATTTGTGAGCTTTATGACGTGTCCAGGCCGGAAGCCGCGGCCCTGGCCAGTACGGTAGTGGATCTGCGGATCACGCAGGTCGTGAACGGCGTTAAAGGTGTGCACGCAGTCCTGCCTCATGGGGCGATCCGGTAG
- a CDS encoding AMP-binding protein, producing MIQTSVGKLLEDMAAKQPEHEALVYPDRGLRLTYREFDNECRRAAKGFMALGIERGEHVAIWSTNKPEWITSQFATGKMGAVLVTVNTNYRTSELEYLLRQSDATTIVLMDEYKGVSYLDMLYEIAPELRECEPGELKSERLPYLKNVIFMGNEKHPGMFSWPDLLDKADSVTDAELDERMASLDPDDVINMQYTSGTTGFPKGVMLTHNNLVNNSRNIAECMNLSAEDRMCIPVPFFHCFGCVLGILACINAGSTIVPVQEFSPKDVLKAVDAEKCTALHGVPTMFIAELNEPDLDQYDFSALRTGIMAGSNCPIEVMRGVIDKMGATEMTIAYGQTESSPVITQTRVDDSLERKTETVGRALPNVEVKIVLPGTDEEVENGQQGELCTRGYHVMKGYYKNEEATREVLTDDGWLHTGDLAVMDESGYVRITGRLKDMIIRGGENIYPREIEEFLYQHPKVRDVQIVGVPDEKYGEQVAAYIILKDGESATEEELRDYFEGRISRHKIPRYIEFVDEYPMTASGKIQKFRLREQAISTIASGKK from the coding sequence ATGATTCAGACTTCAGTAGGAAAGCTTCTTGAAGATATGGCAGCAAAACAGCCCGAGCACGAGGCGCTCGTGTATCCCGACCGGGGACTCAGGCTTACATATCGGGAGTTTGACAACGAGTGCCGCCGCGCAGCAAAAGGATTTATGGCGCTTGGCATTGAACGGGGCGAGCACGTGGCCATCTGGAGCACAAACAAACCCGAGTGGATCACAAGCCAGTTTGCGACCGGAAAAATGGGCGCCGTGCTCGTGACTGTCAACACGAACTACCGCACATCCGAGCTCGAGTACCTGCTCAGGCAGTCCGATGCTACCACCATCGTGCTTATGGACGAATATAAAGGCGTATCGTACCTTGACATGCTGTATGAAATCGCACCGGAGCTCCGTGAATGCGAGCCGGGTGAGCTTAAATCCGAGCGGCTTCCGTACCTGAAAAATGTCATCTTTATGGGGAACGAAAAGCACCCGGGTATGTTCAGCTGGCCGGATCTGCTCGACAAAGCGGACAGCGTCACGGATGCAGAACTCGACGAGCGCATGGCAAGCCTCGACCCGGACGACGTAATCAACATGCAGTACACGTCCGGCACAACCGGCTTTCCAAAAGGCGTCATGCTGACCCACAACAACCTGGTAAACAACTCGAGAAACATCGCCGAGTGCATGAACTTAAGCGCCGAGGACCGCATGTGCATCCCGGTGCCGTTCTTCCACTGCTTCGGCTGCGTGCTCGGCATTCTCGCCTGTATCAACGCCGGATCCACCATCGTGCCGGTTCAGGAATTCAGCCCGAAAGACGTGCTCAAAGCCGTTGATGCGGAGAAATGTACCGCCCTTCACGGCGTGCCGACTATGTTCATCGCCGAGCTCAACGAGCCGGATCTTGATCAGTACGACTTTTCCGCACTCCGTACAGGCATTATGGCCGGGTCCAACTGCCCGATCGAAGTCATGCGCGGCGTGATCGACAAAATGGGCGCAACCGAAATGACGATCGCCTACGGCCAGACCGAATCGTCCCCGGTAATCACCCAGACACGCGTCGATGACTCCCTCGAACGCAAAACTGAAACGGTCGGCCGTGCGCTGCCGAACGTGGAAGTGAAAATCGTCCTTCCCGGCACCGATGAGGAAGTCGAAAACGGCCAGCAGGGCGAACTGTGCACCCGCGGCTACCACGTCATGAAAGGCTACTACAAAAACGAAGAAGCAACCCGTGAAGTGCTCACAGACGACGGCTGGCTGCATACCGGCGATCTCGCGGTGATGGATGAAAGCGGTTACGTCCGCATCACCGGACGACTCAAGGACATGATCATCCGCGGCGGCGAAAACATCTACCCGCGTGAAATCGAGGAGTTTCTCTACCAGCACCCGAAAGTGCGCGACGTTCAGATCGTTGGCGTCCCCGACGAAAAGTACGGCGAACAAGTGGCCGCCTATATCATCCTGAAAGACGGCGAATCTGCAACGGAAGAAGAGCTGCGCGACTACTTCGAAGGCCGCATCTCCCGCCACAAAATCCCGCGCTACATCGAATTCGTCGACGAGTACCCGATGACCGCATCCGGCAAAATCCAGAAATTCCGCCTCCGCGAACAGGCCATCAGCACAATCGCCTCGGGCAAAAAATAA
- a CDS encoding UDP-N-acetylmuramoyl-tripeptide--D-alanyl-D-alanine ligase gives MIDILLIALVAAWALAMSKKLMRSVHMLQLNSYRNERYMRWISRNTGKVFQVRDYLLVIPVALVFFGLDLIGLSLLVLGFVALFFTSREEQQKKKLVVTPRVKRMLTSAGIVLAIFAAAAAFVGIAADQPALAAIMLLIVYVLGFFVIIIANTINKPIETSINNKYFNEAESMIQGSRDLEVVGITGSYGKTSTKHFLHTILSSQLNVLMTPESYNTKLGVTKTIRGYLKPYHEVFIAEMGAKQEGDIQEVCDLVHQRIGILTSIGPQHLETFKTIETVQKTKYEIIESLPEDGLGVLNKDDENIMSYTPENQCRKVYYGIHADDVDFKAKDITYTSRGMTFTVEEKGGTSEMFTTRLLGEHNIYNTLAGIAVGRELGIPLEKMKTPIKNMQPVKHRLELKKPQGNITILDDSFNSNPKGARMAVDVLGQMDEYKVLITPGMIELGEQEYERNKELAMHAAGKCDFIILVGERQTKPLQDGLKEAGYPAAQTYVAKNLNDGLAKMHELATQKMVVLLENDLPDNYNE, from the coding sequence ATGATTGATATTCTCTTAATCGCCCTCGTTGCCGCGTGGGCGCTGGCCATGTCCAAAAAACTGATGCGAAGCGTGCATATGCTTCAGCTGAACTCCTACCGGAACGAACGGTATATGCGGTGGATCAGCCGCAACACAGGTAAAGTCTTTCAGGTAAGAGACTACTTGCTTGTGATTCCGGTCGCACTTGTCTTTTTCGGCCTTGACTTAATCGGGCTCAGCCTTCTCGTTCTCGGCTTTGTTGCTCTCTTTTTCACAAGCAGGGAAGAGCAGCAGAAGAAAAAGCTTGTCGTTACGCCACGCGTAAAGCGGATGCTGACTTCTGCGGGCATCGTGCTTGCCATTTTTGCCGCTGCAGCCGCCTTTGTAGGCATCGCAGCCGACCAGCCGGCTCTTGCCGCTATTATGCTGCTTATCGTCTACGTGCTCGGCTTTTTCGTCATTATCATTGCCAACACGATCAACAAACCGATTGAAACGAGCATAAATAATAAGTACTTTAATGAAGCGGAAAGCATGATCCAGGGGTCCCGCGACCTGGAAGTGGTCGGGATTACCGGCAGCTACGGGAAGACGAGCACGAAGCACTTTCTCCATACGATTCTTTCAAGCCAGCTGAACGTCCTGATGACACCGGAAAGCTACAACACGAAGCTCGGTGTCACGAAAACGATCAGAGGATATCTGAAACCTTATCACGAAGTGTTTATTGCAGAAATGGGCGCCAAGCAGGAAGGCGACATCCAGGAAGTGTGCGACCTTGTCCATCAGCGGATCGGGATCCTCACATCCATCGGTCCCCAGCACCTGGAGACGTTTAAAACAATTGAAACGGTACAGAAAACGAAATACGAAATCATTGAAAGTCTGCCGGAAGACGGCCTCGGCGTCCTGAACAAAGACGATGAAAACATCATGAGCTACACGCCGGAAAATCAGTGCCGCAAGGTTTACTACGGCATTCATGCTGACGATGTGGATTTCAAGGCGAAAGACATCACCTACACATCCCGAGGCATGACCTTTACCGTCGAGGAAAAAGGCGGCACAAGCGAGATGTTTACGACCAGACTGCTCGGCGAACACAACATCTACAATACCCTTGCCGGAATCGCGGTCGGCCGTGAGCTCGGCATCCCGCTTGAAAAAATGAAGACACCGATTAAGAACATGCAGCCGGTCAAACACCGTCTGGAGCTGAAAAAACCGCAGGGGAACATTACCATTCTCGACGACAGCTTCAACTCCAATCCGAAAGGCGCCCGCATGGCGGTCGACGTCCTCGGCCAGATGGACGAATACAAGGTCCTCATCACCCCGGGCATGATTGAGCTTGGCGAGCAGGAATACGAACGCAACAAAGAACTCGCCATGCACGCCGCCGGTAAATGTGACTTCATCATTCTTGTCGGCGAGCGCCAGACGAAGCCATTGCAGGATGGACTGAAAGAAGCCGGCTATCCGGCAGCGCAGACTTACGTGGCCAAGAATCTGAACGACGGCCTCGCGAAAATGCACGAGCTCGCCACGCAGAAGATGGTCGTACTCCTCGAGAACGACCTGCCGGATAACTATAACGAGTAG
- a CDS encoding PH domain-containing protein codes for MVFRSRIDPITIKVMVGCSVIAGAALFLPLLMPDSTVTQALISAAVFVLSTGILYWVKVSLGYSFQEDHLLVKGGPFRYRIAYVDIKKVSETDEYISGFRMMLAKTGLEIFYRSGLWESIKISPEEEDRFLTELKKRCPALGDT; via the coding sequence GTGGTTTTCCGTTCAAGAATTGATCCGATCACAATAAAAGTCATGGTGGGATGCAGCGTGATTGCCGGGGCTGCCTTGTTCCTGCCTTTATTAATGCCAGACTCTACCGTGACACAGGCGCTGATTTCAGCAGCAGTTTTTGTATTGTCCACCGGCATTCTCTACTGGGTTAAGGTGTCGCTTGGCTACAGTTTTCAAGAAGATCATTTACTCGTGAAAGGCGGGCCCTTCCGCTACCGGATTGCTTATGTAGACATTAAAAAGGTTTCGGAAACAGACGAGTATATTTCCGGGTTCCGGATGATGCTTGCCAAAACGGGACTGGAGATTTTTTACCGGTCAGGCTTGTGGGAGAGTATTAAGATTTCGCCGGAAGAAGAAGACAGGTTTCTGACGGAATTGAAGAAACGGTGCCCGGCTCTTGGGGACACTTGA
- a CDS encoding flavodoxin family protein, which produces MANLKCLMLNTSLKTSDEESNTSALMQEAARWMESEGVQAVELRVADYKVVPGMEPDMGDSDEWPQLMERVLAADILVIGTPIWMGEKSSIATRVMERLYASSSETNEKGQAIYYNKVAGVIVTGNEDGAKHASQSILYGMQHVGFTIPPNVDAYWVGEAGPGPSYMEAGRDSEFTKKNTKMLAFNLVHFARMLKENPIPEKGNS; this is translated from the coding sequence ATGGCCAACTTGAAATGCCTAATGCTGAACACGTCACTCAAGACAAGCGATGAAGAGTCCAATACGAGCGCACTGATGCAGGAAGCCGCCCGCTGGATGGAATCAGAAGGTGTACAGGCAGTTGAACTCCGGGTGGCCGATTACAAGGTTGTACCGGGCATGGAGCCTGACATGGGAGACAGTGATGAGTGGCCGCAGCTGATGGAGAGGGTACTTGCCGCAGATATTCTCGTGATCGGCACCCCGATCTGGATGGGTGAAAAAAGCAGTATCGCCACACGTGTCATGGAACGGCTGTATGCGTCAAGCAGCGAGACGAATGAAAAAGGGCAGGCCATCTACTATAACAAAGTTGCCGGGGTCATTGTAACCGGTAACGAAGACGGGGCCAAGCACGCCTCCCAGTCAATCCTTTACGGCATGCAGCATGTCGGCTTCACAATCCCACCCAATGTGGACGCCTACTGGGTAGGTGAAGCGGGGCCAGGCCCTTCCTACATGGAAGCCGGACGGGACAGCGAGTTTACGAAGAAAAATACGAAGATGCTTGCGTTTAATCTGGTGCATTTTGCCCGGATGCTGAAGGAGAATCCGATCCCCGAGAAGGGGAACTCGTAA